Below is a window of Spelaeicoccus albus DNA.
CCAAAAATCCGGCCGACAGGTCTATCTGTCCGTCGGTGCCCACGATCGCCCCCCGCGGCGATATCGTGGACGCGACTTCGTCTGGTGGCTCGGCGTCCTCGGCAAATGGGAGGCCTCGGCTCCTCCCGTCGGCGCAGAACATGTCACGATCGCTGTCAGCGGCGCGAACGGCGGACACACCGTCGACTTTCGCGATCTGGCATCGAACGGCATCGAACTAGTCGGCAGGACGGCCGACTTCGATGCCGGCATTATGCGCTTCGCGCCAAACGTCGGGGAACGCATTGCCCAAGGTGACGCCAACTACCTCTCATTGCTCGACGAGGCCGATGAGTACATTGAACGCAACGGGCTTGATCTGCCGGAGGAACCGGAAGCCCGCGATTTTTTGGCTGACCCGGAATGCATGATGAACCCCGTGCTTGAGGTCGACTTGGAGGACGCCGGCATAACTTCGATCGTCTGGGCGACCGGCTTCGGCGTTGACTACAACTGGCTGGACGTCGACGCATTCGATGACGACGGCAAGCCGCGGCATCAACGCGGCGTGTCGTCCGAACCCGGTGTCTACTTCTTGGGATTGCCGTGGTTGTCACGCCGTGGTTCCAGCTTCATTTGGGGAGTGTGGCACGACGCCAAATATTTGGCCGACCATATAGTCATCCAGCGGGGATACCAAACCTATCGGCCCGAGAATGCGTTGCCGACCGAGAATGCGAATATGCCCGACGAAGTCCACCGCGACACCTGTGAGGTGCTCGCGGGCAAATCTACTGGAGTGGCCCAATGACCAATCACACGCGCATCCGTCCGTTCAACACACGTGATACCTATCCCGAGCAGGATCTCGACAACGACCTCTGCCAGGCGGTCGTGGCCGGCAACACCGTCTACTTGCGCGGACAAATCGGCCAGGATCTCGAAACCAGAGAAAGCGTGGGCGTCGGCGATGCGGAAGCACAGGCCGACAAGGCGATGGCGAATATCAAGATGCTGCTCGACGAAGCGGGAAGTTCACTGGCCGACATCGTGAAAGTCACCGTCTACGTGACCGATATCCGCTATCGCGAGACCGTCTATCGCGTCATGGGCAAATGGCTGAAGGGCGTCTATCCGGTCTCGACGGGCATCATCGTCGATGGCCTGGCCCGGCCGGAATGGGTAGTGGAGATCGATGCCACCGCAGTGATCAGTTCAAAGGAGTCCTAGAGCATGACGTTCTCACTTGTGGCCCGCGACGAATCCGGCGCCATCGGCATGGTCGTCACCTCGTCGTCGCCCTGCGTCGGCGCCCGGTGCATCCACTTACGCTCCGACGTCGGCGGCGTCGCATCGCAAAACATCACCGACCCGCGGTTTGGCGACATCATCCTTGATTCCCTTGCGTCCGGGGACGATGCGACACAGGCATTGGAGAAACTGCTCTCACATGATTCAACCGTCGCCTACCGACAGATCACGGTCGTCGATGCGGCGGGCCGAACGGCGGCCCACTCCGGCGAGCACACGCTCGGCCGAAATCGCGTAGTGACGTCGGACGGCGTTGTGGCCGCGGGCAACCTGCTGTCGAACGACTCGGTACCCAGCCGCATGCTCGAGGCGTATGAATCGACTGCGGGCGATTTGGAATACCGCCTCCTGGCCGCGCTCGCGGCAGGCGAAAAGGCGGGCGGCGAAGAAGGCGACATAGCCTCCTGTGGCCTGTCCGTCGTCCGTGAAGCCGGATGGCGGGTGACAGACCTGCGTATCGACTGGCACCCGAAACCGATCGAGGCGCTCGGTGAGTTGCTCGACGTCTGGATGCCGCAACGAGATGACTACGTCACGCGCGGCATCCACCCCGAGCTCGCGCCGTCCTACGGCGTGCCCGGTGACGAGTGAACCCATGAGTGACTTCAAGGAGGCGGCTCGCGAATCAATTGACTCGCGAGCCCGAGCCCTGATCGAGTTATCCCAGCGTCTGCACGACAGCCCCGAGATCGGTTGGCACGAGTTCGACTCGAGCCGAGACGTTGCCGAAGTCCTCGCGGGCATGGGGTTTGGCATCGAACGCGGGTATCTGGGATTGCCCACGGCACTACGCGCCACCTACGGAGCCGGGCCGTTTCGCATCGGACTGATGGCCGAATACGATGCTTTGCCGGGGCTGGGACACGCATGCGGACACAATCTGATTACGGCGATGTCGGTGGGTGCGGCCTACGCGTTGGCGCAGGTCGCCGATGCCGCAGGCCTGACGGTCGAGGTCTACGGGACGCCGGCCGAAGAAGGCGGCGGGGGAAAGATCGAGATGCTCGAGCGCGGGGCGTTTGCGGGGTTGGATTTGGCCATGATGGCACATCCCGCGCCGGTCGACGTGGCCGAAGCGCGGCCATTCGCCGTCGCGCATTCGCATATCGAGTACGTGGGAAAGGCTGCTCACGCCGCGGCGTTCCCAACTCTGGGGATTAACGCGGCCGATGCTTTCACCATCGCGCAAACGTCAATCGCCTTGCTGCGGCAACAGCTGCCGCCCACCGTGCGCGTGCACGGAGTGATGACGAATGCCGGTGAGGCGCCGAACGCCATTCCGGAAAGAACCGAGGGTCGTTGGTACGTGCGGGCTGCAAGCCTGGCAGAGCTGGACGACGTGCAAGAGCGCGTCGAGAAATGCTTCCATGCCGGAGCGCTTGCTACCGGGTGCGAACTGACCATCACCCCGGAAAGCAAGCCGTATGCGGAATTCCGGACGGACCGGGCGGCTCTGGACTTCTACCGTGCGAACGCCGAGACCCTGGGTCGGAAGCTGGAAAGTGAGGGCCCCGCCACGCAGATGGCCACTGCCTCGACCGACATGGGAAACGTCTCGCAGATCGTGCCGGCCATTCATCCCTACATTGGCGTCGACTCATTCCCGGTGTTGAACCACCAAAAAGAGTTCGCCGACCACTGCATCGGCCTCGTTGCCGAGAAAGCGTTGCTCGATGGGGCAACAGCCTTGGCCTGGACCGCCTTGGACATGGCATCGGCGTGATGTCCTGCCGCGCGGCTAGACTACGGCACAACCTGCTCATCGAGGAGAAGTCATGACAAAGTTCGCCGGGGCCGACGATCTTCGCGCTGCCGAGTTCGTCCACACGAGCCTTCGCGGTGCCCGGTTCACCGGAGTCGATCTGTCCGAAGCCGTGATACGCGAAGCGGACTTGTGCAAGGTGCGGATGCGCGCCGTCGACGTCCGCGATTCCGAGATCGATGCCCCGTGGCTGTTCGAGGCCGAGAACTACCTGCTCGTCAATGGCGTGGACGTCGTTCCATTGGTTGACGCCGAGCTGAACCGGCGCTTTCCCGGTCGCGTGGAACGGCATGCCGACGACCCGGCAGGCTTGCGTTCGGCGTGGTCCGCGCTCGAACGCACCTGGTCGGCCACCCTTGAGCGGGTTCAAACGATGCCGACGGGCACTGTCGATATTTCGATCGACGGCGAGTGGTCATTTGCGCAAACTCTGCGGCATCTGATCATGGCGACCGATACGTGGCTGGGACGGGCCATTCTCGAAAAAGACCAGCCGTACCACCCGATCGGTCAGCCGGATTCCAGCTACGAGGACGACGGTCGGTCACCCTTTCAAACGGAGCGTCCGACATACTCCGATGTGCTCGATGTGCGGGCGGGTCGAGTCGCAATGATGCGCGACTTCCTCGCCGCCGCCACTGCCGACGAGCTGGCTGCTCCTCGAAAGAACCCGCACGCGCCGGAACATGAGGAAACGGTGCTGTCGTGCCTGCACACGATCCTCGAGGAGGAGTGGGAGCACCATCGCTATGCGGTTCGCGATCTCGACGCGATCGACGTGCGGACAGGCGTGCGGACAGGCGCGCGGATCGCCGCATCGGAACGACGCCGTAGGCCGGACGACGTCAGGTAGCGATCTCTTCCAGCTCCTGCCCGGGCTTGATGTTCGGAAGCCAGAACGTCGCAATGCCCTGCCCGCATCCCAAGACCACTCCGATCACGATCCAGGTGACCGTCAGGTTCGTCGTTGACGACAGCACCGTCCAGAACAGGCTGCCGAGCATCAGTCCACCCACGAACATGGCGCCCATCCATCCGATGGCGATGGCCCGCACCCGGGTGGGGAAGCTTTCTCCTTGATAGGCGTAGCCGGCACCCGACCAGGTTCCGTTCGTCGCTTGGTAGATGAGGAAGAAGACGATGGCCACCCAGACGTAGTTCATGATCAGTAACAGAGCGAGGTTCAGCGGGCCGACGAGTACTCCTGAGATGACAAGCACATTGCGGCGTCCGAATTTCTCGCCGAGTACCCCGCCAAGCAGATAGAAGAAGAAACCGATGCCGCCGCAAAAGAGCAGCAGGACTGCGGCTTGGTCCGACGTCCAGCCCTTTTCCGCCGTCAGCCAGTACGCGATGTAGAGGTTTGTGGCGACGTACGACGTCGCATAAAAAAGCCAGGTGACCGTGAGCCTGGTGAGAACCGAGCGGACGGGGCCGGGCGTGGCAAAGAGCTGCCGGACGGACCCCTTCTTCAGATCGTCGGCGTTCATGGGACGCTCCGCGCTCAAGCGCGCGACTTCCGGCTGATCGTTTGCCGCCACCGCCTTCCGCATGGCTTTCAGGTGGAGGTAGCGCTCCGATTCGCGGACCTTGTATCGGCCGATTGCCACCAGGACGAGCGGAATGACTCCGAAGAGATAGACGGTCCGCCAGCCAAGCCCGCCGACGAGGAGGTACAGGCCGGATGCCATGAAGACACCGATCGGCCATCCGCCTTGGACAATGGAATACAAGAACCCGCGATGCTTCGACGGAACCTGCTCATTGACCAGAGTGATCGAGACGGCGAGCTCGGCTTGAGCGAACCCGGAGGCCAATGCGCGGACGAGTGCAAGCTGCCAGAACTCCTGAACGAAGTACGTCAACCCGGTGAAAAGGGCGGCCATGATGAGGCAGAACATCCACATCCATTTGCGGCCTTTGCGATCCATGCCCCAGCCGACGAATAATGCGATGACGAATTCAGCCCCGAAGACGATGAATCCCAGGACGCCCAAGATGCCGGAAGACAGGTTGAAGTCGTCGGCGATGGCCGGCATCGTCAGCGTCAACAGGTTGGAATCGTATGAGGCGAGCGACCATCCGAGTACGGCGATGATCACCAGGTAGATCGTGTAGCGGCGGTCTTTTTCCTCTTGCGTAGCGAGCGAGCGGTCGGACATAGCGGCCTTTCAGTTAATTCTTTCGTCGCCGCTGCATCGCGGCGCCGTCGATTACCTGCCCGGTCAGAGCCAGGCGAATGCGCGGCCCGGCGCACCGGTACCGCGTGCAACTTTCAGCGGAGCGAAGCAGAACATGGCTCCGCGGACGGGAAGTTCTTTCAAATTTCCCAATGCCTCGATATAGGCCACCCTGGCCGCGAGACCCAGATGGTGCACGCCGGCGCCGTCATGGGACGAACCCATGCTGGCGCCGTCCGTCCCAACACATCGGACGCCGCGATCCATCAACAAGCGGATCGCTTCTTCGTCCGGGGCCGGCCATCCCGGCCCCTTCCGCGTGACGAGCGGGTCGTGGCAATAGGCGAAGCCATTGGGGCCGGCGACATAGTGCTTGTCCCAATTTGTCCGAAATAGGACGACGTCATTCGGCTCGATCGCTCCGTTCTCGGTCTCCCATGCCGTCAGGAAGTCCGCGGTGATCATCGGCGAGATACCTGGGCCGGCCCCCGGAAGATCCTCCGGGATGTCGACGACGACGGCAGGACCCATGAGTTGGTCGAGGGGGATCTGCTCAACAGTGACTGAGCCGACGTCGGCCGCGTGCGGCAATCCGGTATCCGGCTCCGGGATGAAATGTGCCGGAGCATCCACGTGAGTTCCGGTGTGCTCGTCGATGAGCAGCCAGCGCGTTTGATAGGGGCCGGTCGCGCTTTTCAACGGCGAGGCCTGACTGTCGACGTTTGCGAAGTAATTGAACGTCTTCTGCTGATACGGCATGTGCTTGGCCCAGGCAGCAGGCAACTCTTCGGCAAGGAGCAACGTCAGATCAATGATCCGGCGTGGTCGGGCGGTTTCCGCCATGATGCATCGTGCCTTTCGTGATGAAGTGCCCAGTCCGCACTTCTCCTCGATCCTGAAGTGCACGGGAGAGACCACGTAATATTTCCTATATGATGGCGAATTTGCCGCCGTCCGTCAATACCTTAATTTTTTGCTCGGCTCGGCCGGCGCATCGCGTCTCGCTCTCGCATCGGCCGCAAAACGCGGCGCGGCGTCGAGAACGCGAAGTCATGACGGCGCGGGCTATACGGGGTGCCGCGTTTTGCGGGGAGAAAGACTTTCAAAAAGTATCTTGATATCAAGATAAATTGTGGGATACTAGAGGTAAGGCATACCTAAGAGGTGATGCTGCAGGCGGACTTTGCTCCGAAAGGGGAACGACATGACCGAAGTACACGAGTTGGCTGCTTTCGTAGACGAGGCACAATTCGAATCCATCAGCCCCGAAGCGCTCGAACAGCTGAAGATCCGGGTGCTCGACACCATTGGAGTGGCGATCGGCGCGCTGGACGCCGAGCCGATGACGGCGATCCGCGGCCTCATGGACGATCTGGGCGGCACCGAGATGGCCACACTGATCGGCGGCGGACGCACCACTCCCGAACGCGCAGCATTCTTCAACAGCGCTCTCAGCAGAT
It encodes the following:
- a CDS encoding MFS transporter, with protein sequence MSDRSLATQEEKDRRYTIYLVIIAVLGWSLASYDSNLLTLTMPAIADDFNLSSGILGVLGFIVFGAEFVIALFVGWGMDRKGRKWMWMFCLIMAALFTGLTYFVQEFWQLALVRALASGFAQAELAVSITLVNEQVPSKHRGFLYSIVQGGWPIGVFMASGLYLLVGGLGWRTVYLFGVIPLVLVAIGRYKVRESERYLHLKAMRKAVAANDQPEVARLSAERPMNADDLKKGSVRQLFATPGPVRSVLTRLTVTWLFYATSYVATNLYIAYWLTAEKGWTSDQAAVLLLFCGGIGFFFYLLGGVLGEKFGRRNVLVISGVLVGPLNLALLLIMNYVWVAIVFFLIYQATNGTWSGAGYAYQGESFPTRVRAIAIGWMGAMFVGGLMLGSLFWTVLSSTTNLTVTWIVIGVVLGCGQGIATFWLPNIKPGQELEEIAT
- a CDS encoding M20 family metallopeptidase, translated to MSDFKEAARESIDSRARALIELSQRLHDSPEIGWHEFDSSRDVAEVLAGMGFGIERGYLGLPTALRATYGAGPFRIGLMAEYDALPGLGHACGHNLITAMSVGAAYALAQVADAAGLTVEVYGTPAEEGGGGKIEMLERGAFAGLDLAMMAHPAPVDVAEARPFAVAHSHIEYVGKAAHAAAFPTLGINAADAFTIAQTSIALLRQQLPPTVRVHGVMTNAGEAPNAIPERTEGRWYVRAASLAELDDVQERVEKCFHAGALATGCELTITPESKPYAEFRTDRAALDFYRANAETLGRKLESEGPATQMATASTDMGNVSQIVPAIHPYIGVDSFPVLNHQKEFADHCIGLVAEKALLDGATALAWTALDMASA
- a CDS encoding flavin-containing monooxygenase, yielding MSNQEIEVLIVGAGQAGVAMSEHLSARGIPHLVLERARIAERWRSERWDSLVANGPAWHDRFPNMEFADVAQDGFATKDQIAEYLTAYAEKFKAPIRCGVEVTNVRKNVGRTGFRVETSEGVIDARYVVAATGPFQRPLVPNIVPDAAVREQIHSSSYRNPSRLPEGNVLVVGAGSSGVQIADELQKSGRQVYLSVGAHDRPPRRYRGRDFVWWLGVLGKWEASAPPVGAEHVTIAVSGANGGHTVDFRDLASNGIELVGRTADFDAGIMRFAPNVGERIAQGDANYLSLLDEADEYIERNGLDLPEEPEARDFLADPECMMNPVLEVDLEDAGITSIVWATGFGVDYNWLDVDAFDDDGKPRHQRGVSSEPGVYFLGLPWLSRRGSSFIWGVWHDAKYLADHIVIQRGYQTYRPENALPTENANMPDEVHRDTCEVLAGKSTGVAQ
- a CDS encoding DUF1028 domain-containing protein, which gives rise to MTFSLVARDESGAIGMVVTSSSPCVGARCIHLRSDVGGVASQNITDPRFGDIILDSLASGDDATQALEKLLSHDSTVAYRQITVVDAAGRTAAHSGEHTLGRNRVVTSDGVVAAGNLLSNDSVPSRMLEAYESTAGDLEYRLLAALAAGEKAGGEEGDIASCGLSVVREAGWRVTDLRIDWHPKPIEALGELLDVWMPQRDDYVTRGIHPELAPSYGVPGDE
- a CDS encoding DinB family protein — protein: MTKFAGADDLRAAEFVHTSLRGARFTGVDLSEAVIREADLCKVRMRAVDVRDSEIDAPWLFEAENYLLVNGVDVVPLVDAELNRRFPGRVERHADDPAGLRSAWSALERTWSATLERVQTMPTGTVDISIDGEWSFAQTLRHLIMATDTWLGRAILEKDQPYHPIGQPDSSYEDDGRSPFQTERPTYSDVLDVRAGRVAMMRDFLAAATADELAAPRKNPHAPEHEETVLSCLHTILEEEWEHHRYAVRDLDAIDVRTGVRTGARIAASERRRRPDDVR
- a CDS encoding cyclase family protein, whose protein sequence is MAETARPRRIIDLTLLLAEELPAAWAKHMPYQQKTFNYFANVDSQASPLKSATGPYQTRWLLIDEHTGTHVDAPAHFIPEPDTGLPHAADVGSVTVEQIPLDQLMGPAVVVDIPEDLPGAGPGISPMITADFLTAWETENGAIEPNDVVLFRTNWDKHYVAGPNGFAYCHDPLVTRKGPGWPAPDEEAIRLLMDRGVRCVGTDGASMGSSHDGAGVHHLGLAARVAYIEALGNLKELPVRGAMFCFAPLKVARGTGAPGRAFAWL
- a CDS encoding RidA family protein, which translates into the protein MTNHTRIRPFNTRDTYPEQDLDNDLCQAVVAGNTVYLRGQIGQDLETRESVGVGDAEAQADKAMANIKMLLDEAGSSLADIVKVTVYVTDIRYRETVYRVMGKWLKGVYPVSTGIIVDGLARPEWVVEIDATAVISSKES